A part of Phaenicophaeus curvirostris isolate KB17595 chromosome 29, BPBGC_Pcur_1.0, whole genome shotgun sequence genomic DNA contains:
- the RUSC1 gene encoding AP-4 complex accessory subunit RUSC1 translates to MLAPKKGLLCNLNHIHLQHISLGLHLSRHPELQETSTSMVGDDQTGCSDCPENREQVDANSNNPSLKCRCCDSHAQQPVTSELQNQAAQEDFTSLHAGEEEVASPCDPPCDLASSSCSSVSSCSDFSLDDSPVSVYYKGFSREETPSPENQPNVIPGEDDQLLAEQSRTCDGRDANFNPMALQSPDTLAGESPDSLCSGGSLRSQRDEASPGTAEQETINVCANLDPNCNSLPNPDAAGSDAPKPQPRAGSVPPPVPPRPRRRMQVLSAQREEQPLLTMVPEPGSGELCRDTSKKTITSFHELAQKRKRNAAVPALAQPKIDRSDWLIVFSPDTELPPSSELLSGAAGHEPAQPQDWPVRAASSRQREVTTFKELRYRSVSNKPKGQPGGERAQPVASRHPSAPLAAAGGSEGSCWLPPTAPGGHSMAPTESHQLKRRRSQPGLQPIAEGPPGNTEEGGMPARSCLPGEKGLGSGCDGGAPVPRLGGTGREPWVPGTGERGEAACQEGRAEPPAAPGGPARYRGERQKALLIAVSTAVDKIIAHFSTARNLVQKAQLGDSRLSPDVGYLLLHTLCPALYALVEDGLKPFQKDVITGQRKNSPWSVVEASVKTGPNARSLQSLCWHVAGLAPLNNSRQKFHAFILGLLNIKQLELWISHLQKSPGVISVLYSPTAFFALSQGPLPHLADELLLLIQPLSVLTFHLDLLFEHHHLSVDVRPLSRQLESPLSPPHRSASARGPVPPSPGGQSGAAGANLEEEIPPDAVGRVTGAEGSTGAQPQALVAGAQVGAALQQTFQHVLRWGDQLGRALLGAHGSPEKHEPPAGPQDAGTGLGGWWGQLSQASRIYAAPSKEKSSFVWWTKLQAGVGDSSPGQAVRPQISVNEPRGTELQLLQTKAVPELPSPRPSSSADTSGTSSPEELVLPAGAGAPPDADAAGENLLAASPEPPAKKNGTAPSEPAAGGPPGLEKGSWMSRLFGATNPSARSSLPSPDSVSVRSRRPSSWLSPSARVLAVVVKGLAPEKSRAPEQPLRNVPGSAQPHRAVRALCDHTGAADGHLSFQKGDILQLLSTVDEDWIRCCHGNSTGLVPVGYTSLIL, encoded by the exons ATGCTGGCTCCCAAGAAGGGTTTGCTCTGCAACCTCAACCAcatccacctgcagcacatctCGCTGGGGCTGCACCTCTCCCGGCACCCGGAGCTCCAAGAGACCTCGACTTCCATGGTTGGAGACGACCAGACGGGCTGCAGCGACTGCCCAGAGAACCGTGAGCAAGTGGATGCCAATTCCAACAACCCCTCCTTGAAATGTCGCTGTTGCGATTCCCACGCTCAGCAGCCGGTGACGTCGGAGCTCCAGAACCAGGCGGCTCAAGAGGATTTCACCTCCCTGCacgctggggaggaggaggtggcttCCCCTTGTGACCCTCCTTGCGATTtggcttcctcctcctgctcctctgtcaGCAGCTGCTCGGATTTCAGCTTGGATGACTCCCCGGTCTCCGTGTACTACAAAGGGTTCTCTAGAGAAGAGACCCCATCCCCTGAAAATCAACCCAACGTCATTCCCGGAGAAGATGACCAGCTGTTGGCTGAGCAGAGTAGGACGTGTGATGGAAGAGATGCCAACTTCAACCCCATGGCGCTCCAGAGCCCAGACACCTTGGCTGGAGAGAGCCCCGACAGCCTCTGCAGCGGCGGCTCGCTCCGCTCCCAGCGCGACGAGGCTTCTCCCGGCACGGCGGAGCAGGAAACCATCAACGTCTGCGCCAACCTAGACCCCAACTGCAACTCCCTCCCCAACCCCGATGCCGCTGGGAGCGACGCTCCCAAGCCGCAGCCCCGGGCTGGCAGCGTCCCCCCGCCTGTGCCCCCCAGGCCCCGGAGACGCATGCAGGTTCTCAGCGCGCAGCGAGAAGAGCAGCCGCTCTTGACCATGGTGCCGGAGCCCGGTTCCGGTGAGCTCTGCAGAGACACGAGCAAGAAAACCATCACCTCCTTCCACGAGCTGGcccagaagaggaagagaaacgCTGCCGTGCCTGCTCTCGCCCAGCCTAAGATCGACCGGAGCGACTGGTTGATCGTCTTCTCCCCAGACACGGAGCTGCCACCTTCCAGCGAGCTCCTCTCCGGCGCCGCGGGCCACGAGCCGGCGCAGCCCCAGGACTGGCCGGTGAGAGCAGCCAGCTCCAGGCAGCGAGAGGTGACCACGTTCAAGGAGCTGCGGTACCGCAGCGTCTCCAACAAGCCCAAGGGGCAGCCAGGCGGCGAGCGGGCACAGCCCGTGGCCTCTCGGCACCCCTCGGCACCTCTCGCCGCGGCCGGAGGCAGCGAGGGCTCATGTTGGCTGCCACCCACGGCCCCGGGTGGACACTCAATGGCACCGACGGAAAGCCACCAGCTGAAGAGGAGGAGATCCCAGCCGGGGTTGCAGCCCATCGCGGAGGGACCGCCGGGAAACACAGAGGAAGGGGGGATGCCAGCGCGAAGCTGCCTGCCCGGAGAGAAGGGGCTGGGCTCGGGCTGCGATGGAGGAGCCCCCGTTCCGAGGCTCGGGGGAACCGGCAGGGAGCCTTGGGTGCCGGGGacgggagagagaggagaggccGCCTGCCAGGAGG GCAGAGCCGAACCGCCCGCAGCCCCGGGGGGACCCGCCCGGTACCGGGGGGAGCGGCAGAAAG CCCTGTTGATCGCCGTCAGCACCGCCGTGGATAAGATCATCGCCCACTTCAGCACCGCACGGAACCTGGTGCAGAAG GCGCAGCTGGGCGACAGCCGGCTCAGCCCAGACGTGGGTTACCTGCTGCTTCACACCCTCTGCCCTGCGCTCTATGCCTTGGTGGAGGACGGGCTGAAGCCATTCCAGAAGGATGTTATCACCGGCCAGAGGAAAAATTCCCCCTGGAGCGTGGTGGAAGCCTCTGTGAAGACAG GGCCCAACGCCCGCTCCCTCCAGTCCCTGTGCTGGCACGTGGCCGGGCTGGCTCCTCTCAACAACTCCAGACAGAAGTTTCATGCCTTTATCCTCGGCCTCTTGAA CATCAAGCAGTTGGAACTGTGGATCTCTCACCTGCAGAAGAGCCCAG GTGTCATCTCCGTGCTGTATTCACCCACCGCCTTCTTCGCTCTGAGCCAAGGTCCTCTCCCCCACCTCGCTGacgagctgctgctgctcatccAGCCGCTCTCGGTGCTGACTTTCCACCTCGACCTGCTCTTCGAACACCACCACCTCTCCGTGGACGTCAGACCTTTGTCTCGCCAGCTGGAATCGCCCCTGTCTCCTCCCCATCGCTCGGCTTCGGCGCGGGGGCCTGTTCCACCTTCCCCGGGGGGCCAGAGCGGAGCCGCAGGGGCCAACCTGGAGGAGGAGATTCCCCCCGACGCCGTGGGGAGGGTAACGGGGGCCGAGGGCAGCACCGGGGCTCAGCCCCAAGCGCTGGTCGCTGGCGCCCAGGTCGGGGCTGCCCTCCAGCAAACCTTCCAGCACGTTCTGCGCTGGGGAGACCAGCTCGGTCGCGCTTTGCTGGGAGCTCACGGCTCCCCGGAGAAACACGAGCCCCCGGCAGGACCTCAGGACGCTGGAACCGGCCTCGGCGGCTGGTGGGGCCAGCTGAGCCAGGCCTCTAGGATTTACGCTGCTCCTAGCAAGGAAAAATCCTCTTTCGTCTGGTGGACCAAGCTGCAGGCGGGTGTGGGGGATTCCAGCCCCGGCCAGGCTGTGCGACCCCAAATATCCGTGAATGAGCCTCGAGGCAcggagctgcagctccttcagACCAAAGCTGTCCCTGAACTCCCCAGTCCAAGGCCCAGCAGCAGCGCTGACACCTCTGGGACCTCTTCTCCTGAAGAGCTCGTcctgcctgctggagctggcgCCCCCCCGGATGCGGATGCTGCTGGAGAGAATCTTCTGGCTGCTTCCCCAGAGCCTCCCGCAAAGAAGAACGGGACGGCACCTTCTGAGCCGGCAGCGGGTGGTCCTCCtggcctggagaagggcagctgGATGAGCCGCCTCTTTGGAGCCACCAATCCCTCAGCCAGGAGCTCCCTTCCCAGTCCTGACTCTGTCTCCGTGAGGTCCAG GAGACCTTCTAGCTGGTTGTCCCCCAGCGCGCGTGTCCTGGCTGTGGTGGTGAAGGGGTTGGCGCCCGAGAAGAGCCGAGCTCCAGAGCAGCCGCTGAGGAACGTGCCCggctcagcccagccccacag GGCAGTCCGGGCGCTGTGTGACCACACGGGCGCGGCCGATGGGCACCTGAGCTTCCAAAAAGGGGACATCCTGCAGCTTCTCTCCACCGTGGATGAAGACTGGATCCGCTGCTGCCATGGAAACAGCACTGGCCTAGTTCCCGTCGGCTACACGTCCTTAATTTTGTGA